Proteins encoded within one genomic window of Deinococcus metallilatus:
- a CDS encoding ABC transporter ATP-binding protein: MALLSASGLRRSVDGRALWQDLSLDVDAGESVAVVGPSGSGKSLLLRALAGLDALEGGEITLEGRAQAGWPMPRYRSHVTYLPQRPALDGGTVLDHLRRPFTLAAHRHRMFHPGEAEALLGAFGRDGAFLRLDAATLSGGEGQLVALTRALLLSPTVLLLDEATASLDPDTTRRAERVLLGWLRGAARRALVWVSHDPAQRARVASREVPLQPQPVTA; encoded by the coding sequence ATGGCCCTGCTGTCGGCGTCGGGCCTGCGGCGCAGCGTGGATGGCCGCGCGCTCTGGCAGGACCTGAGCCTGGACGTGGACGCCGGGGAGAGCGTGGCCGTCGTCGGGCCGTCGGGCTCGGGAAAGAGCCTGCTGCTGCGCGCCCTCGCCGGGCTGGACGCGTTGGAGGGCGGCGAGATCACGCTGGAGGGCCGGGCGCAGGCCGGGTGGCCGATGCCCCGGTACCGCTCACACGTCACCTACCTGCCCCAGCGGCCCGCCCTGGACGGCGGCACCGTCCTCGACCACCTGCGGCGGCCCTTCACCCTGGCGGCACACCGCCACCGCATGTTCCATCCCGGTGAGGCGGAGGCGCTGCTCGGGGCCTTCGGGCGGGACGGGGCCTTCCTGCGGCTGGACGCGGCCACCCTCTCGGGGGGCGAGGGGCAGCTCGTGGCCCTCACCCGCGCGCTGCTGCTCAGCCCCACCGTGCTGCTGCTCGACGAGGCGACCGCGTCCCTCGACCCGGACACCACGCGCCGCGCGGAGCGCGTGCTGCTGGGCTGGCTGCGCGGGGCCGCGCGGCGCGCGCTGGTCTGGGTCAGCCACGACCCCGCGCAACGGGCCCGGGTCGCCTCGCGCGAAGTTCCCCTCCAGCCCCAGCCGGTGACGGCATGA
- the arsB gene encoding arsenical efflux pump membrane protein ArsB, with translation MSALLVFLVTVALVVWQPRGLKPAWTALGGAALGLLLGAVRPADIPAVWHATWNATLTLVGLIVMSLLLDEAGFFRWAALHLARWGRGRGVVLFVLLIVFTALVAALFANDGAVLILTPVALELAGVLALSRAATLAFAFAVGFVVDATSLPLPVSNLVNIVVADAFHLDFAQYARVMVPVDAAALLACLAVLLAVYRRALPTSYDPATLPPPGSVVRSRGLFLAGWTVLPLLLAGYFLADPLGVPLGVVTTLGAAALWLVAARSRQLSSRAVLGHAPWDVVVFALGMYLVVYGLRGAGFTAGYGELVAGAAGHGTLAGVLAAGSSVAALSALMNNLPAVLFALLGVQGAALTPQVREGLAYALIVGADIGPKLTPTGSLATLLWLFLLGRRGVRVSWGEYFRAGIVLTPPVLLAALLALAAFLR, from the coding sequence GTGAGCGCCCTGCTGGTGTTCCTCGTGACGGTCGCCCTGGTGGTGTGGCAGCCCCGCGGCCTGAAACCCGCCTGGACCGCGCTGGGCGGGGCCGCCCTCGGCCTGCTGCTGGGCGCGGTCCGGCCCGCCGACATCCCGGCGGTCTGGCACGCGACCTGGAACGCGACGCTCACCCTGGTCGGGTTGATCGTGATGAGCCTGCTGCTCGACGAGGCGGGCTTCTTCCGCTGGGCGGCGCTGCACCTCGCGCGCTGGGGACGCGGGCGCGGCGTGGTCCTCTTCGTGCTGCTGATCGTGTTCACCGCCCTGGTCGCGGCCCTGTTCGCCAACGACGGCGCCGTCCTGATCCTCACTCCCGTCGCCCTCGAACTCGCCGGGGTCCTCGCGCTGTCCCGCGCGGCCACGCTGGCCTTCGCCTTCGCCGTGGGGTTCGTGGTGGACGCCACCAGCCTGCCCCTGCCGGTCTCGAACCTGGTGAACATCGTCGTGGCTGACGCCTTCCACCTGGACTTCGCGCAGTACGCGCGGGTGATGGTCCCGGTGGACGCGGCGGCGCTGCTCGCCTGCCTCGCCGTCCTGCTCGCGGTGTACCGCCGCGCTCTGCCCACGAGCTACGACCCGGCGACCCTGCCCCCGCCAGGAAGCGTGGTGCGGTCGCGCGGTCTGTTCCTCGCCGGGTGGACCGTGCTGCCCCTCCTGCTCGCCGGGTACTTCCTGGCGGACCCGCTGGGGGTGCCGCTCGGCGTGGTGACCACCCTGGGGGCCGCCGCACTGTGGCTCGTCGCGGCGCGCTCGCGGCAGCTGTCGAGCCGCGCGGTGCTGGGGCACGCTCCCTGGGACGTGGTGGTGTTCGCGCTGGGGATGTATCTGGTGGTGTACGGGCTGCGCGGCGCCGGGTTCACCGCCGGGTACGGGGAGCTGGTGGCGGGCGCGGCGGGGCACGGCACCCTGGCGGGCGTGCTGGCTGCGGGGAGTAGCGTGGCGGCGCTGAGCGCCCTGATGAACAACCTCCCGGCGGTGCTGTTCGCGCTGCTCGGGGTGCAGGGGGCCGCCCTGACGCCGCAGGTGCGGGAGGGCCTCGCCTACGCGCTGATCGTGGGCGCGGACATCGGGCCCAAGCTCACGCCCACCGGGAGCCTCGCCACGTTGCTGTGGCTGTTCCTGCTGGGGCGGCGCGGGGTGAGGGTGAGTTGGGGGGAGTATTTCAGGGCCGGGATCGTGCTGACCCCACCCGTCCTGCTCGCGGCGCTGCTGGCGCTCGCGGCCTTCCTGCGCTGA
- a CDS encoding ferritin-like domain-containing protein: MNEQTGTTEPTTSNERTRRGFLRGLAGTLALTGFGQAFGQDRASTGTLDHAAVLDLAATAEALAVTLYHQALTTATFRMDGDTAEHLRAVLDAEAHHLEVLRSLGAAPLASRFYLPRELLPDAGAFADTALHLEAVFIGAYLAATHQFAQQGQPELAATAAQLGASEAQHLTLLSQLAGLGPGDLTLPAASFRRVADAGPALAPFLRGGPGALGPVALPQAEQLRLVLGQRAATPGRPFARTYTPSPRGRG, from the coding sequence ATGAACGAGCAGACCGGCACCACCGAACCCACCACCAGCAATGAGCGCACCAGGCGCGGCTTTCTGCGCGGCCTGGCGGGCACCCTCGCCCTCACCGGGTTCGGCCAGGCGTTCGGCCAGGACCGGGCCAGCACCGGAACCCTCGACCACGCCGCCGTCCTCGACCTCGCGGCGACCGCCGAGGCGCTGGCCGTCACCCTCTACCACCAGGCCCTGACCACGGCCACCTTCCGCATGGACGGGGACACCGCCGAACATCTGCGGGCCGTGCTGGACGCCGAGGCGCACCACCTGGAGGTGCTGCGGTCCCTGGGCGCCGCGCCGCTCGCGTCCCGCTTCTACCTGCCCCGGGAGCTGCTGCCGGATGCTGGCGCCTTCGCGGACACCGCCCTGCACCTGGAGGCGGTCTTCATCGGCGCGTACCTGGCGGCCACCCACCAGTTCGCGCAGCAGGGCCAGCCCGAACTGGCGGCGACAGCCGCGCAACTCGGGGCGAGCGAGGCCCAGCACCTCACGCTGCTGTCACAGCTCGCGGGCCTGGGACCGGGCGACCTCACCCTGCCCGCCGCGAGCTTTCGCCGGGTCGCGGACGCGGGTCCCGCCCTGGCCCCCTTCCTGCGGGGTGGACCGGGGGCCCTCGGGCCGGTCGCGCTGCCGCAGGCCGAGCAACTGCGCCTGGTCCTGGGGCAGCGCGCCGCCACACCCGGGCGGCCATTCGCGCGGACGTACACCCCCTCCCCACGCGGGCGGGGATGA
- the cydB gene encoding cytochrome d ubiquinol oxidase subunit II, producing MTVDLPTVWFALTALTFTIYFFLDGFDFGVGILQPFLARSEVQRRALIGTVGPFWAANEVWVILAASVIFAAFPLWYGALLTALYPLFALILLALIGRGVAFEYRSEVDHVRWRLFWDATSFVTNLLPAFLWGVIMSNMVRGLPLGVGGRFEGHVLGAFDLFTVLGGLATLSLFVLHGATYLLLRLHRGSTLYLRARRAALLWGAAATVLVLAFVYVGFVRSGVFNSLGLSQWLFPAAAALNLGLVWLALTLRRDGLAFAATGLTVVFSTATIFLSLYPNVLPSTLGETYTLTVRNSASEPYTLRLLSWVSLIFLPLIIGYQAWNYYVFRQRVQERDQAIPGGGSGD from the coding sequence GTGACCGTCGACCTGCCCACCGTCTGGTTCGCCCTGACCGCCCTGACCTTCACGATCTATTTCTTCCTGGACGGCTTCGACTTCGGGGTCGGCATCCTGCAACCCTTCCTCGCGCGGAGCGAGGTGCAACGCCGCGCATTGATCGGCACGGTCGGCCCCTTCTGGGCGGCGAACGAGGTGTGGGTGATCCTGGCCGCCAGCGTGATCTTCGCGGCGTTCCCGCTGTGGTACGGGGCGCTGCTGACGGCCCTGTACCCGCTGTTCGCCCTGATCCTGCTGGCCCTGATCGGGCGGGGTGTGGCCTTCGAGTACCGCTCGGAGGTCGATCACGTCCGCTGGCGACTCTTCTGGGACGCCACGTCCTTTGTCACCAACCTGCTGCCCGCCTTCTTATGGGGCGTGATCATGTCCAACATGGTGCGCGGGCTGCCGCTGGGGGTCGGCGGCCGCTTCGAGGGCCACGTGCTGGGCGCCTTCGACCTCTTCACGGTTCTGGGCGGGCTGGCCACCCTGAGCCTGTTCGTGCTGCACGGCGCGACGTACCTGCTGCTGCGGCTGCACCGGGGCAGCACGCTGTACCTGCGGGCCCGGCGCGCGGCCCTGCTGTGGGGGGCGGCCGCGACCGTGCTGGTCCTCGCTTTCGTGTACGTGGGCTTCGTGCGCTCCGGGGTGTTCAATTCGCTGGGGTTGTCCCAGTGGCTCTTCCCGGCGGCGGCCGCCCTCAACCTCGGCCTGGTGTGGCTGGCCCTGACCCTCAGGCGCGACGGGCTCGCCTTCGCGGCCACCGGGCTGACGGTCGTGTTCTCGACGGCGACCATCTTCCTGAGCCTGTACCCGAACGTGCTGCCGAGCACCCTGGGCGAGACGTACACCCTGACCGTGCGGAACAGCGCGAGTGAGCCCTACACCCTGCGCCTGCTCTCCTGGGTGAGCCTGATCTTTCTCCCCCTGATCATCGGCTACCAGGCCTGGAACTACTACGTGTTCCGGCAGCGCGTGCAGGAGCGCGATCAGGCCATTCCCGGCGGCGGTTCGGGGGACTGA
- a CDS encoding ABC transporter permease — protein sequence MSVPISAGQLALAAALLLVNVVLSVRLRLGLERDILVAGARMVAQLLAVGLILGWVFALRSPLPVVGIGLVMTVLAGQAAVARSRERYARVYLDAFLAVFGSSFLLTGLALSGLLRVHPWFEPQYAIPILGMVLGNTLTGVALSLDRFTGDLRARRPQIEELLALGATRWEAAHAEVAAAVRTGMIPVLSSMAVMGIVSLPGMMTGQILAGAPPGTAVRYQIVIMFILAASSALGSLAVVLLAYRSLFDARDRLRVERLHARGRR from the coding sequence ATGAGCGTGCCGATCAGCGCCGGGCAACTCGCCCTGGCGGCCGCGCTGCTGCTGGTGAACGTCGTGCTGTCGGTGCGGCTGCGCCTGGGGCTGGAGCGGGACATCCTGGTGGCGGGCGCGCGGATGGTCGCGCAGCTCCTCGCGGTGGGGCTGATCCTGGGGTGGGTCTTCGCCCTGCGCTCCCCGCTGCCCGTCGTGGGGATCGGGCTGGTGATGACCGTCCTGGCCGGGCAGGCGGCGGTGGCCCGCAGCCGCGAGCGGTACGCCCGGGTGTACCTGGACGCCTTCCTCGCAGTGTTCGGCAGCTCGTTCCTGCTCACGGGGCTGGCCCTTTCCGGCCTCCTGCGGGTCCACCCGTGGTTCGAGCCGCAGTACGCGATCCCCATCCTGGGGATGGTGCTGGGCAACACCCTGACCGGGGTGGCCCTGTCGCTGGACCGCTTCACCGGGGACCTGCGCGCCCGCCGCCCGCAGATCGAGGAGCTGCTGGCGCTGGGCGCGACCCGCTGGGAGGCCGCCCACGCGGAGGTCGCCGCCGCCGTGCGGACCGGCATGATCCCGGTGCTCAGCAGCATGGCCGTCATGGGCATCGTGAGCCTGCCCGGCATGATGACCGGGCAGATCCTGGCGGGCGCCCCGCCGGGCACGGCCGTGCGGTACCAGATCGTGATCATGTTCATCCTCGCGGCGAGTTCGGCACTGGGGAGCCTGGCCGTGGTGCTGCTCGCGTACCGCTCGCTCTTCGACGCGCGGGACCGGTTGAGGGTCGAGCGGCTGCACGCCCGGGGGCGGCGGTGA